In Brachypodium distachyon strain Bd21 chromosome 5, Brachypodium_distachyon_v3.0, whole genome shotgun sequence, the genomic window GGAAGCAGCTTCTAAGGTATTGTAGTTATCTAAATGAATATTGCAATTCTGGACGTTCATCGAGCTACTCATAAAATATCTTGCTCCACAATTGCATCTGTCCCTGCCCCCCCAGATCCAATTGAAGGTTCTTGCTGAAGAAATGCAAGCAATAAACAAAGGTCTTGAGAAGGTTGAGCAGGAATTAGCCGCTTCAGTGAATGATGGCGCAATATCTGTTGGCTTCCGTAAGGTAAGATTTCCCCTTTCGACTATTTCACAGTTGTTGGATGTTGAGATTATTATTCTGTTTACAGTCAGTCATAAACCATCGGTACCAAATTATTGAATTACCCATATATGATATTCAAAACCATTAGTACCGAACCATTACTTATCTGTGCCATCTATGACCCTTCTGGGTTCCCATATCATACGGAGGTCTTTATTAAGATATTCGAAAGGCAGGCCTCTACAAACACTACTCACTTCTATAGCGAATGTAAAATAAGGGCATCAGCTTGACATGTCCATTTTGCATCTCTCTTATTAGCTCTGTGTCGTGAACAATCGTATTTGCTCAGAGCATACAACCATGAATATACAAAGAGTAAATTGGCAAAAATATTCTAATAGTTATCGAACACAATAGATACAGAAATCGTAGCGTGCACTGTTGTGCATCCTGCACAGCAACCATGCCTTGCTCGGTCTGAAGTTTGGACTCGGTAGGAGTTGTGACCTTCAGGGTCTCCTTTACAGCAAGTATGTCTGATGAGACTGCAAGTGTGTGCATTCCTTTACAAGTGAACTAAGATCAGCTTCTTTTACAGGCATTGAAATGCTTTCTTGACTCGGCAGAAGCAGTGGTTAGGTCCCTCATTTCCTTGTATTCAGAAGTGGTGAGGCCCGTACCTTAAAGTTATTCTTTGTATGTTTTCTTGCGTTTGTGAAAGATCTTAATGGCATTCATTTTGCAGGGAAGAAATGCCGATTCCCTAGCTCAATATTTTGGTGAAGATCCAGCGCGCTGCCCTTTTGAGCAAGGTTATGTGTGTCATTTCACCGCTTTACTAGTCATTGTTCTCTTGCTATATGCATATATGTAATTCATGTTATCTTTGCCCTTTGAGTAATATTGATTTCACTATGATAAGGGAaacaatttaaaatattttctcCTGTTCCTTGAGGAAGTTTCTCCAGTACTATTTTCATTCTTGCAAAAGGTCCAAACATCTTTTCTTGCCCAAACAGTACATTATCGGAATTGGTATTTATAGCGAATTGCCTATCAAGTGGCATTTGTTTGTGCCCTTTTAGTTGCATTATGAATTGAACTAGCGTGTTTCCGTTTAATTTGTATGAACTTATTTTTTTGGCACAGCATTATTTACCTGTGTTGTTTCCCTGATGGTTTATTGCTCTTCTACTTTCAGTTACGTCGATTTTGGTTATTTTTGTGAATATGTTCAAGAAATCGCGTGATGAAAATGCTCGAACTGCGGAAgctgagaaaaagaaaatggaaaaggagaaggaaaaggaaaaggcaaGTATATCTGCGAAATAAGGATTAGAATGTGGATTCCATCTTCGttaggtgagagcatgttccATGGTGGAGCTGGCTACACCAGAGCGCAATTCTGCCTTTTGATGCTCAATGCAGTATGCACAGAGGGATGTCAGAAGTCTTGTTTGTTGGCTGGACTTCGTCCACTAAAATGGTAATATTTTCAACTGCATACCCTGTTTGAGCTATTATTAGATTGCGTTTTCACCTGTAAGTAAATAGTTTCATagattcctcaaaaaaaaaagtttcataGATGCTGGTTTGGTGATTTCAAACTGCATATACTTTTTCAGTTTAACTTGTGTCTAGTAGACGTTCTATTATTAACCAAATTAGTGAGCATCCATGCATGTAGaaacctcttttttttgcggggaatgTAGAAACCTCTTTTGATTACTGCTTTCATCATTGGCTACGTCGGAATGCATTTTCATGCttattttattaaaaagaATGCAGGTTGCTCGCGGACTGCAAGATATGGCAACTTTTTGTGATTTTAACTAgcggggatctccggcgaggtcgcTGATCTTGCTATTGTAGTGTTGTAAATATAGCAGTTactgatatatatatagcagtCTTACATGTACATAAAGCTAGCCCAATTCGGAACAAAGCAAAGAGCACAGCTGATGTAGAATTTTCTTGTATTATCAAGAAACAAAAGCATATGAGCCATTCTTGTACGCTGAGTCATCTAAGTGAGCTCTTACGATGTATTGCACATCTTATTAATATATGCAGCAATTGACTGAGGGTGTATCTGGTTCTTGCGTGTATCCCTGAAAATATGGTTCAATTTATCATGACAAATTCCAAAAAGATAACATACAAAATAAACACTGACCTCTCATAACTAGTAGCATCTAAACAATGGATGTGTAAGATGTTAAAATGTGGATGGTTTCTCAATCAGATGTGCATATAAAGCTGATCACGGGGCATAGTGGAAGCAGGCAAGTGTAACACTGGTaagtactgctgctgctgtatgAAGGTGCTGACCCGGTACAGATTCCTTACAAAGTAATGTTGACTTATTATTACCTTATTCGTTCATTCACACGTCAAATAATTCCTTGGGTCAAACTCATTTTCACTAGTATTTTCACTCGGACCCGACACGCCATGGCCAATTTCTGGCGTTGAAATTCAGTTCCATAGCCCGAGGAAGGTGAAGATGAACCGGACGTAGTTGAAGCGGAAGAGGTGGCGCATCATGGCGATCTTCTGCTCGTCCCACGGTGGGTACCTGAGCATGGACTCGACGAGGTAGCCTCTCCTCAGAACCGCCTTCTTGTGGCTGAACATCTCGAACGAGTACTTGCCGTGGTACTGCCCGAACCCGCTCGGCCCGACGCCGCCGAACGGCAGCGTGTCGATCCCGTACTGCAAAAAGGAATTAAACGAATCCGTTGAATAAATTAATTTGTTCGTACACATGGCGGCCCTGGGCAATAAAAAAACTTGTTTATGCATACTTGTACAACAGCATCGTTGAAGGTGACGCTTCCGGAGGATGTCTCCTCCACGATCCGGCGTTTCAGCGACGCGCTGTTGGTGAAGGCGTACACGGCGAGCGGTTTCGGCCGCGCCCTCACGAACGCGATGCTGTCTTCGATCTTCTCGACCTGTAACCAGGAGGAGAGGGGATATCATTTCTGCTGCTTTTGTTTGCCTGTTGGGTGTTCCGGGTTCAGTTGAAATGCGGGAAACAGGCAGCAGCTAGAATCAGTTGTGTGGTTATACCGTGATGATCGGGAGCAGGGGGCCGAATATCTCCTCGGTCATGATCGCGGAGTCCAGCGGCGGATTCAGCAGTATCGTGGGCTCGATGCAcctgaaagttttttttttgttgagacaGAAGAGGTCACACCTTTTGATCGAGACGAGAAAATAAACGGGCCGAGTTCAGGAACTAATTTACAGGTTCTTGGCGTCAAAGTTGCCGCCGTGCAGCACGGACGCCGCCACGGACGTGTCCTTGAGAAGGCTGCTCAGCCGCTGGAAGTGCCGCGCGTTGACGATCCGCGCCATGTGATCCAGGTCGGCGAGGAACCTCTTCAGCGTCGACTTGAGCACCTTGATCTTCAGCGGAGAGAAAACGGTCACACGGCACAACAATGTCAGGCGATTCTCACATGATCTGGTCGGAATTGAAAAGAAGCCGTACGGTACGTACCAGGGTGGGCGCGAAGCGCTCCTCGACGAGCACGTAGTCGATGGCTATGCAGGCCTGGCCGGCGCAGGAGGACCACTTGGCCGAGATCAGGCGGTTCACGGCGATCTGCACTTTCCTGGCGCTGCTCATGGAGTCGAAGATGCAGGGGCACTTGCCGCCCAGCTCCAGCGCCACGGGCGTCAGGTGtttcgccgccgcggccatcACCACGCGCGCCACCCGTGGGCACCCTATTCACGGCAGAAACCCAGCGCAAAATTAGCAGCGAAGTCTACTTGCTGGTCTGTGGAACTAAGTAACAGTGGTCGGTTTGATTTACCGGTGAAGAGGACCTTGTCCCATCTGTGCTCCATGAGCTGCTCCCCGACGGCGGGGCCGCCCTGGATGACCTTCACGGCCGTGGCGTCCATGTACTCGCCGATGTTATCCTCCAGGAACTtggcggtggccggcgccATCTCCGACGGCTTCAGAGCCACGGCGTTCCCGGCCGCTATGGCCCCGATCAACGGCTCCAAAGAGAGACCTGCGTACGTACACAGAGCACGCGTACACGCGCGTCACGGCTTTGGAAATCATGGTTTCCTCCTGCGTGTGATTACCCGAGCAATTTTACGAGTACTTCAGGTACGTTAAATGACCGGTTAACCATGCTACGGTCAAAAGCTCGAAATCGTGGTCTCATCACCACTGGGGCACGCAGGCACGCAGCACCACTGTCCGCGTCTTTCCAGCCGGAAACCCGCTGCACCCGACGAGAGGTTTTTGGCGAAACCGGAGTGTGTGATTTGAGACGCGCTACAGGCTTGCGACAGCACTCCAAAGGCAGTGGACCGGCGTGCCTCCTGGCGGCTTGTGTCCCTGACTCGGTAGATCTATGGGATGACTGGTGAATCTAGACAGGGCAAACGAGAAATCCTCGCTGAGTATACACAATTCTGTTCCAATtgttactcactccgttccacAAAACACCCCATATAGATTTGCGTACTTGGACCACAACctctctcgtttctagtgtcCGACCTCTCATATTGGATTAACAATAAATGAGTGCGAGAAGTTATTGGTCGGGTGCGGGtgccaagagaaaaatgatgtttattgtgaaacaaatgagaaaattTTATAATGCATTGTTTTGTGAAATGAAGGGATTACTTAAGATTAACCTatgcaaaaaaattactccctctgatccatattaattgtcgaaatattacatgtatccagacaccttttagacatagatacatccatatttgtataaatttgagacaattaatatcgatcggagggagtacttgagATTAGATTAACCTATCCAAGAAAATTACTTGAAATTTGTATAAAGTCTAACTTTGGAGATGAATGTTGCATCTCTACTCAGATCTGTTTCAGTTTTACTTTTGCGCCTTTGATGGTAATAAAGATTGCATTGGAATTGCTCTATTGCAAGTTGCAGCTGCAAACAGTGTCGCACAGCATGGAACCAGCCCTTTGCATTTAAAGTGTGTTGTCCATTCAGACAATTGGCAGGACACAAAAAACTGTCCCTACACAAAATAATGCACATGGTTTGGCCCCCCAGAACAGGAAAAATTGAAGGCGCATGGACGAGGATTGGGGAATAATAACATCTAAAGTTGTTTCTCCCTGGTCCAAATCCAATCCAAAAGGTTATGGGGTCCTCCGTTGGTCCCTTCCTCGGAGTGAAATTGTCACTTTTGTTTTGTCGGTACATGGCACTTTCGCCACAATTGGTAATTTCTACGCCGTTTCAAAATGAGCTTCCGTGTTTCAGAATCTATGCAGTTGCTAGAATTTTCCAAACATTAAGATGTTTAAATCATCTAGGTTGGActggtcttttttttccttactATGATCTAGGTTGGTCATATGAAAACTATACAGGGTACTCACCACCAGATGTATTACAACTTTTGTTGCACAAACTGATCAAGTGAAAGGTTGTAATGTAATTGCTTCATCTTACTCTTTGTGTTCGGAGACATCGCCATAAAACAACAGAGAAGATCAGTGTGGTCATTAACGTAGACAGCTCTTACTAATGAACCGGCACCACTTGCGCGCTCTTGAAGGATTGAGCCTAATTAAATCCCAACAAGACGATCCTAACAGTGGCCCAGACCATTACTCGTGGTCCACTCAATGAACGAAGTATGAACGGCTCCTAAAAAACTCTGTTACGGAGTAACTCAGCCGTTGGATGGTTGTCCGACCGTGCTGTGAACACAAGTCTTTTTTTAAGAGAACGGAAGAGAACCCTCGTGCTGCTGACAAGAGAAGTGACCGTAAAACAGCCTTTTATCCTTGAGCATACGAGTGCATGTGCATGTCAGGGATAGAAAACCCATTTTGATGCAATCATACGTATTCACATCCGAATTCCATGCATGTACGCACCGGTGGGATGAACAGACGAAAAATCAGTGGACCAGTTTTATTACTGTAACAATGAGTGCTTCGACCATTTTCCTGACAGTCACACATGGGCCTTCGTCGTGTTCTAGCATACGTAACAGGATCCGTGTTGCAACAAGTGAAACGCAGAACTACCATGGTAAAACGTGGCCACTGGACGCACAgtatagaaaaaaaacaatagagATCGGCGCTGGGCCGCTGGCTTTTGCAGTTTGCTTACCCAAGGGGAAGTTCCAGCAGGAGAAGATGAGGACGACCCCGAGCGGCTCCGGCACGACCTGCGCGCTCGCCGGGTACGCCACCAACGGCACCCAAACCTGCGCTCCCTCGCACACAACACAACCATCCAAACGCAGTCATATTTAACACAGAGTTACGCCCGAAAGCATTCAATATATGAAGATCGAATTTGTGGGTGGCCAAAAAATCAAGCTTGCTTGCCTTCTCCGGCGCCATCCACTTCCCGATCTCTTTTAGCGCGGCGTTGGCGGACTTGACAAGCACGCCCACCTAAAACCACCAGGAACGAGTAAGCAAATTAAGGTCCCCGCGAAGAAGTGCGAAATGGGAAGTGAAAAGGCCAATGAACCTCGTCTCTGTAGGCCTCGGCGCGGTGCTTGCCGAGGTCGTCGTGGAGGGCCCGGAacgcgtcctcctccttctccgccaGGAGCCTGAGGAGCCCGCGCAGCTGGGACTGCCGCCACGCCAGGCTCCGCGTCCTGCCGCTCTCGTACGCCGCCCTCAGCTCGCCCGCCAGACGAAGCgcgcgctgcggcggcgccgccgcaagcGCATCGACCTGCTCCTCGACGCTGGCCGCCATTGTGCCCATGCTGCACTGCTCTCTGCTGCTCGATGGATATGGATAGATCTATCTCACTCTGTTGTTGCTTGCTGCTCCGGTGTGGGAGCAAGTGACCCGCTGGTCTCAGACTCTCAGTGAGTGGTGGCACGGGATAGGCGAGAGGGCTTCTTCGTCGTGTGAAGGAGCCCATTTAATTGGGGTGGGCGCGGCCGGCCATGCGTCTCCCCTGCAAGGCTAGGCTGCAACACGACTCCCACGAGGCGGCTTCAATGCTGGTGCCCACGGCAGTTCAAGGCAGTTATGGTTTATCAATGCGGTTACTAGCGCCCGGTTTTGATTGACGTGACCGTCCCATATTTGAGGTTTGTGAGCCGGTAAATACTGTACGACTGGCGAAGTGTCACTTCGGAGTACGTGCTTCTTCTTTCGGTAAGTGTGCCTTGACTTTACATGCGACCCGGCCGGTCCGGTGCTTCGTTGATTGGTTGAACCACCTCGCGGAGGTATGTCTCGCGCTGTTAAATACAGAGAACTTGCTCTATTTTCAGACATTTTCTTGCCCGGCCAAAAAGCCCACGAAAAGTGTACGTCGGTCATTTTATCGAAAAATCATTCTGATACCCCCAAAACTAGTCAAAATATAGTGTGTGTTTTTCGACCGACAAAATCAGCCAAAAATTGTGTACCGGGAATTTTGATTTCGGAAAATCGAccaaaaatctaaaaaaaatatgccaAGAACTGATCAAGGCAAAATTCCCGGTACATTTTTTTACCGGTCGAAAACTGACCAAAGCCCCAAAACATGGTGATTTTTTGACAGGCAACAAACCGActgtataaaaaaaatcaaacggTAATCCCCAAGAAGTGGGCTATAGCCTAGCCGTCCAGAACAACTGGCCAACCTGTCCGAAAACATGTATTGGGAGTCAAGAAATCAAAAATTGatcaaaaactaaaaaaagagTAAGCTACTTATAACCCAAAAAACTGGCCAAAACAATGATTTTTCTCCCAGACTAGCAAACCGTTAGGAAAACCATAAAGAACATGGGCTATAGTCAACGAAAACGGTCAGAACGGTGTTTTTCCTATCTAATAAAAAATGACTTTAAAACGAGTACACCGGTTTTCTctttgaaagggcatttcgatccctaatgagtttggtgttaatgacaacataatatATGGACTAACCATATGCTAAATGTTTTCAAAAATTATATAGAATCAAGCAAAGGTTCGTTGCCCtcgaaaaggaaagaagcgtagaaaGATTTAcggttttttatttatattgagtcgtaggaaaatccgtactataaagagagAGTCCATCTGGGAAGgcttgggtgaatcaatttcacgtacacacaGCCACCAAATTGACCCACCAAATAGTCTCAATCCCACCAATTAAGATTAGCTAAAAACTATTTTTGAACCAAAGTGTTCTGCCTGTTTTCTGTCCAGGGCGGCAGCACCGGTCAGTCCAGGCCGGTAGTACCGGtcgcggtagtaccgccccgGTACCGCACCAGTGCTATGGGGTAGCAAAACGCTACTGACATATAGCAGTACTGGTACGGTACCGGAGCTGCACTACCGCTGGCGGTAGTACCACTTTGTGCAGAAATTGCACATAACGGGCAGAAATCGGGGACCCCTATAAAATGGggtcttcgtccccaacggttcTAAGCTCGATTTCTCCAAGTGTTCTTCACCTCCAAAGcttcaaatctcgagatctctctccaTAGTGCTTCCCCCTAGCtaatactttgaggaagggttgagaagagatcgatctagggttttatcaaatcaaaagttgattcccttcgtttttcttggtggattttgttactcttgggattttgggatccctagccgAAAGGTGTCTCTTTAAggcctccaatcttgtgagcaggtgcttgaggatttggaaggagcctccaatttagttgtggatttgtgcccttctccttaTTTGTAAAGGTTTGGCattcgccttcaaggaagtcattagtggagctcactTCGCCTTTGCGGTGttgtgagaggagaatagagtgagcctttgtggcgtctctacctttgtggtagagcattcctccaaacggagacgtacacctccCAAAAAGGTGGAACTCTGGAGTAAATCTTCGTCTTctgtgtggtatcattcttgtgcgtttacttacttgttttacttcattgtCTATCCTTttcttcggctattgcacttcatactagggttgcattcccTTTAGATAATCTAGTAAACCCtaagattaagtgtttgtatcttttcaagaaaaagaaaaagtaaaatttgttagtcgcctattcaccccctctctagccgaccataccgatctttcgcTCTTCCACTGTGTTGTTCTTCTGCACATCAACGGTGCCAAAAGCCACTTAAGTGCGACACAATCAATGGCGGCGCGACTCCCACACTCCTTGCATCATGTCTGCCTTTTACTCTGAATGGATTTGGTTTGGATCCGTGCTCCCAGGCATCGAGGGTGTGTTTTGTTTGGCGCCAAATGCACCATGCCATCGTTTTGGTCTTTTATCAAATTTTGGCATTTATTTGGTTGGTTGCCAACTATGTCTCTTAGCCCACTCTAAAGTCtctaattcatttattttgtcaaaattggTCAACTCATTGACTAGCAAAATCACAACTATTTTTTTAGTGTAAACTTGTGCTAAAACCAAACATACCGGTGACCCGACCGAATCCTTTTTGTTAGAAACAcatgtaactttattcaaactcgGAAATCATATTGCAGGTGTGttaactttgttttttttattgttgagAAACGTGTGTTAACTTTGCTAATTTTGGTTACATTTGTTGGTCCAACGGCACGCACACGATGTAGGCCCGACGACAGGGTTGCGCATGTTGGCAACACGATACTGATATTTTAGGTAGACCTCAGGCAGCCCACGAACAAAGAGCCCAAGAGCGGGATGCCCAGAGCCCAGGAACGAGGCAGCCCACGCGTTGGCGGCCGGTCGTTAGCGCCTTGCTTGGGGTCTGATTGATCCATCTTCcacagaggaaaagaaaatcgaTCCA contains:
- the LOC100824147 gene encoding aldehyde dehydrogenase family 3 member F1; this translates as MGTMAASVEEQVDALAAAPPQRALRLAGELRAAYESGRTRSLAWRQSQLRGLLRLLAEKEEDAFRALHDDLGKHRAEAYRDEVGVLVKSANAALKEIGKWMAPEKVWVPLVAYPASAQVVPEPLGVVLIFSCWNFPLGLSLEPLIGAIAAGNAVALKPSEMAPATAKFLEDNIGEYMDATAVKVIQGGPAVGEQLMEHRWDKVLFTGCPRVARVVMAAAAKHLTPVALELGGKCPCIFDSMSSARKVQIAVNRLISAKWSSCAGQACIAIDYVLVEERFAPTLIKVLKSTLKRFLADLDHMARIVNARHFQRLSSLLKDTSVAASVLHGGNFDAKNLCIEPTILLNPPLDSAIMTEEIFGPLLPIITVEKIEDSIAFVRARPKPLAVYAFTNSASLKRRIVEETSSGSVTFNDAVVQYGIDTLPFGGVGPSGFGQYHGKYSFEMFSHKKAVLRRGYLVESMLRYPPWDEQKIAMMRHLFRFNYVRFIFTFLGLWN